The DNA segment TGAACTGGGCCGACGCGGTATCCAACGCCTTGGGGTCCGCGGTCTTCGGTGCCGCCATGCCGAGATCGGCCAGCAGCCGACGCGGGCTGAACGTGGGCACGGCCAGTTGTGCACGGAACCGCGGCGCGGACAGCACCTGGGTACCCGCAACATCACCGGTGATCTTCAGGTCCGCCAGCGCCAACGACAGCTTGTTCAGATCCAGGGTCTGACGATCCAGATCCAGCTTCACGCCGCTGTGCAGCTTCACTGCCACACCCTTCGCGGGCAGGCCCTTCCCGGTCAAGGCGAACCGCAGATCCACGTCAAAGGGGGCACCGGGCTGAATGGCGCCGGTGGTCAGGTTCAGGCCCTTCACGTCATACCGGCTACCCGACTGGCGGTCGTCCCAGCGCACCGTGGCGTCACTGACCCGGACACCACCCACCGCCAGGGCCGCCATGGGCAGCGTGCCACCCTTGGTCTTTGTCTGGGATGGCGCAGGTTGGGCCGCGCCACCCTGCGTTTGTCCGAGATCCGCCCAGTTGGTCGTGCCGCGTTTGTTGCGCTCCAGGTTGAGCACCAACCCATCCAGGACTACGGTGCCCATCTCCACCCGCTTGCGCAACAGCGGCAGCAGCTTGACCCGCAGTTCGGTGGAGGCGATCTTCGCGAATGGTTCCGTGGAAAACCCCGGCGGATTGCTGAGCTCGGTCGGACCCAATTGGAGCCCAAGCCAGGGGAATACGGACAACTTGATGTTGCCCTGCAGGGTCAGGTTCCGTCCGGTCTTTTCCTTAACCAAGGCAACGATCTGGGGCTTGTAGTCGTTCGGGTTGACGAATATCGGGATCAGGATCGCGGCCGCGACCACAACAACCACCAGCACACCCAACAACCACGCAGTGAATTTCAAGAGTTTGCCCATAGCGTCCTTCCTGGTTGGAGCGGCGGGAACCGGGAGACCCGGATCCTGGTTGGAGAGCCGGAACCGGCGGCCAAGTATAACACCGCGGATGCAGACGCCACCGATCGGTGTGAATTGCTCACCGGGCTCCGGCCGCGGCCGGAGCCCGGACGGGTCGTACTCCCTGTGTCCGTCTCGACATCGTGTCCGCTACGTCGTGGCTGCGCCGGGTAACCGCGGGAAAGCCGCGCTATGAATCCCGCTCCCGCGCCACCGGGGTGGACTTGATTTACCGGTAACCGGGGGTGATCATGGTTTTGAGGCGCTGGCCTATCCGGCCGCGCCGCGCCCCCCCGCCCCATGAAGTGCGCAGCAGGAGCAGCGCATGGACTTGGCGACCGGCATGTTTGCGATCTTGGACCCCGCCCCGCGGAGCGCCTGCCCGCGGGACGTTTCCGCATTCGATCCCTTTAACTCCGATGCATCGGCCCGCACCCCCGCCGCCGCCTTCACCGTCATGGAGCCGGCCGGGTCCCGCGCGCCGTCGAGGAGGCGTGGCATGAACGAATACTGTGTAGTTGTTACCGATGGCGCACGCGCCCGGTTCTTCACGCTGGAGCCGGCGGAGTTTCCGCAGATGCAGTCCGGGCCCAACCTGGTGGAGCAGAAGGACCTGGTGAACCCTGAGGGGGAGATCCCCGACGCGCAGCTCTGGGCCGATACCAAGTCCGGACGCAACCGCGCGCCGGGGGGCGGACCGGCGCACGGATACGACGACCACCGCGAGCAGCACCACGATGAATTCGAGCGGCGGTTTGCGCGCAGCGTGGCGCACGAGGCCATCCGGATGACCCACGGCCGCAACGCGCCCGTGGTAGTGCTCGCCGCCCAGAAACGCATGCTGGGATTCCTGCGCGCGGCGCTGGCGCCGCTGCTGAAGACCGGAATCGGATTACGCGAACTGGCCAAGGATCTGAGCAAACACGCGCCGCTGGATGTACATGCCCACTTGGCCAAGGAGTGCCTGATTCCCGCGCGGC comes from the Chromatiales bacterium 21-64-14 genome and includes:
- a CDS encoding host attachment protein, which encodes MNEYCVVVTDGARARFFTLEPAEFPQMQSGPNLVEQKDLVNPEGEIPDAQLWADTKSGRNRAPGGGPAHGYDDHREQHHDEFERRFARSVAHEAIRMTHGRNAPVVVLAAQKRMLGFLRAALAPLLKTGIGLRELAKDLSKHAPLDVHAHLAKECLIPARRGPSA